GCCAAAGCCCGTTGTTGCGCCCAGCGGAACCTCGCGATGATCATCGACAAAGTCACCGTCAGTCCGCTTCTGGAGAATTGCTACATCGTCGGCGACGAAACCACCGGCCAGGGGATTGTGATCGACCCCGGCGACGAGGCCGAACGCATCCTGCGCAAAGTGGCCGAGTTGGGACTGGCGATCGACAAGATCGTCAACACCCACGCGCACGTTGACCACGTCGCCGCGGTGCAGGCACTCAAGGAGGCGCTGGGAGCGAAGTTTTACCTGCACCCGGCGGAGACCATGCATTTTGCGCGGTTGGTCGAGAGCGCGGCGTTGTTTGGCATCTTCGGGGCGAAGGTGCCGGAGGTTGATGTCGAGCTGGCCCACGGCGACATCATCCCGGTCGGGTCGTTGTCGTTGCGGGTGGCGCACACACCGGGGCACACCCCCGGCCACTGCCTGTTGGTCTTTCCCGGCGATGTCTTCTGCGGCGATCTGATCTTTTCCGGTTCGATCGGTCGGACCGATTTTCCCGGCGGCGATTACGCCACGATCGTGCGCTCGCTGGAGACCGAAATCCTCACCCTGCCGCCCGAGACGCGCCTGCATCCGGGGCATGGTCCGGGCACCACGGTGGCGATCGAGAGGGACTT
The nucleotide sequence above comes from bacterium. Encoded proteins:
- a CDS encoding MBL fold metallo-hydrolase; amino-acid sequence: MIIDKVTVSPLLENCYIVGDETTGQGIVIDPGDEAERILRKVAELGLAIDKIVNTHAHVDHVAAVQALKEALGAKFYLHPAETMHFARLVESAALFGIFGAKVPEVDVELAHGDIIPVGSLSLRVAHTPGHTPGHCLLVFPGDVFCGDLIFSGSIGRTDFPGGDYATIVRSLETEILTLPPETRLHPGHGPGTTVAIERDFNPFLRGLSAKPAAPPTS